GCGCTCATTGCCTCAGTCTACCGAGCGACCCTCCACACCACCCGAGACAGTCGGCGACCGTGCTGCCTCGACACCGCGTGGCACCCCTATGCTGGCCGCATGGCACAGTGGGCGCTGGCAGTAGACCTGGGCGGAACGAAGATCGAGGCGGCGCTGGTTGACGCGGCCGGTGCAGTCCTCCCCGGTTCGCGGTTCCGTCTCCCGACGGGGGGTGGCTCGTCGAGCGCAGAGTTGGAGGCAGGCGCGCGTGCCGTCATCGGCGCGGCCTACGCTGCCCTGCCTCCGGGCGAGAGCCTTCTGGGAGTCGGCATCGGCTCCGCCGGGCCCATCGACGTCCACCGCGGACTCGTCTCCCCCTTGAACCTTCCCGCGTGGCGCGACTTTCCGCTCCGCGCTCTCGCCGAGGAGGTTGTGCCGGCGACTCCGGTCGTTCTACGTATCGACGGTGAAGCGATCGCCCTCGCCGAGCAGTGGGTGGGCGCGGCGCGCGGCAGCGACAACCTGCTCGGGATGGTGGTCTCGACCGGCATCGGCGGTGGCCTCATCCTCGGCGGCCGCGCGCTTGCTGGCCCCACCGGAAACGCCGGCCACATCGGACACGTCGAGGTCGGCGGCATGAATGTTCCGTGCCTGTGCGGTGGAACGGGGTGCGTCGAGGCCGTGGCATCCGGGCCCGCCACAACCGCCTGGGCACGCGCGCAGGGGTGGGCAGGCTCCACGGGCGAGGACTTGGCCGCAAGCTACGCTGCCGGAGACGCCATCGCGAGGGCGGCCGTACAACGTTCGGGCACCGCGGTCGGGCAGGCAATCGCCTCGGCGACGGCGCTCCTCGATCTCGAGCTTGTGGCCATCGGTGGCGGCTTCTCGCGAGTCTCTCCGGACCTCTTCGGGTTCATCCGCGAGGCGATCGCGCGCCGCAGCCCGTTCCCCTTCGTCGCCAAGGTGCGTGTGGTTCCCTCCGGCCTATCCGACGAGGGGCCGCTCATCGGAGCGGCAGCCCTCATCCACCGGGCCGACTATCGCTCGGAGGTCTGAGAAGCCAGCTCGTCCTCGACGAAACGGGGCTTCGCGAGCACGACGGCGCAGAAGCACGCGGGGAGGGTCGCCGCGAGAAGCACGATGAGAGGCACCGTCCAGTCGCCCGAGGCGTCATGCACCAGTCCGACAACGAGCGGACCGAGCGCACCAACGCTGTAGCCGACCGCTTGGGTGAAACCGCTGAGCGCTGCCGCCGCTGACGGGGTTTTTGTCCGCAGACCCATGAGCGCCAGGGCGAGGGGGAAGCTCACTGGCCCCAGCCCCACGAGAGCGACCCACACAACCGTGAGGGTTGTCGGCACCAGAAGGAGTCCGAGGTAGCCGACCACAAAACATCCGAGGCCCGTCCAGATGACGGGGGCGACGTTTGTGACACGCGCGGCGATTGCCGGGCCGAGCAGCGAACCGGGCAAACCCATGACCGCGAAGACACCGAGCAGCACTCCGGCCTGGGTGGCGTCGACACCCGCCCGCTCGACGAGCAATTGCGGAAGCCACGCGAACATGGCGTAGGCCCCGAAAACGGTGACACCAATGGTGAGCGCGATCGCCCACGCGGTGATGGAGCGCCAGAGACTGCCGAGAAGGTGCGGCGGCGGTTCAGGCAACTCCTCGTCGAGCTCATCGTTGCGCGTGCTGCGCCGCTGCCGAACAACAAGAAGCAACCAGGGAACGAGCGCTACCGCGGCGACCACAGCCCACAGTCCGAGCGAGGCACGCCACCCTGCTGCATCGGCAACGGGAGAAGCAATGACGGCGGGTGTCGTCGCGCCGATGGCGAGCAGACTCGCATAGAGCGCGGTAACAGTACCGATGCGGTCGGGGAAATACTCTTTGACCGCCGCCGGCAGCAGGATGTTGGCGAACCCCATCCCCGCCAGAGCGACCGCGGTGCCGACCGCGAGGACCGCGTAGTCGCTCGCGAGCGCCCGGATGATCGGGCCGGCGACCATCGCGAGGCACGCAAGCACAATCGTCGCCTCGAGCCCGACCCGGCGAGCAACCCGTGGAGCGACGAGCCCCGCGGCGGCGAACGCGACGGGCGCGAGAGTCCCGATGATCCCGAGACCAACGGCATCCACCGCAACGTCCTCGCGGATGTGGGAGGCGATCGGCGACAGCGCCGATACCGCCGTGCGTAAGTTGAGCGCGAGCAGGACGATACCGATGAGGACCGTCGCGCGGCCCCGCCAGAGGGCACGACGTGCCGGCGCGATCACGAAGGAGTCCGCGGCGCAATCCCGAGGATCTCGCGGGCGATCTCCTCGTCTCGAGCGATCTGGTCGATGAGCGCCTCAACCGTTGTGTACTTGACCATGCCGCGGATGTGCTCCACGAACTCGAGCGTGACCGTCTCGCCGTAGATGTCGAAATCCTGATCCAGCGCGTGCGCCTCGACCTGTTTCTCCGGCACACCCTCGAACGTCGGGTTGTTGCCGATGGACACGGCAGCGGGGTACCGAACACCTCGGACCGTCAACCATGCGGCGTAAACGCCGTCCGCCGGTGTGAAGCCTTCACGTTCGGTGGCCAGGTTCGCGGTCGGATATCCGAGTTCGCGTCCGCGATGCGCGCCATGCACCACCGTCGCGCGCACGCTCGGGAGTGTGCCGAGCAGGGCAGCAGCGCCCTTGACGTCGCCCTGCGCGAGAAGCTCGCGCACCCACGTCGACGACACACGCCTCGTGCCATCGGGAACAACGTCGTCAATCACAACGACCTCGAAGCCGAGCTCCGCGCCCAGACGCGTGAGCAGGGCGACGTCACCCGACCCCCGAGATCCGAAACGGAAGTCACCACCGACGAGCACAACACGTGCGCGAAGAGCCTTGACGAGAATTTCCGACACAAAGGCCTCGGCCGACATGGTGCGGAACTCCTCGTCGAAGGTCACCATGAGAGTCGCCTCAACACCGGCCTGAGCGAGCAGTTCGGCCTTTTGGCTGTTGCTCACGAGCGGGTCCGGGCACAGCTCCGGTCGAATCACGCTGAGGGGATTGCGGTCGAAGGTGACCACGGCGGGGACGAGCTCCCGCTCCGCCGCGATCGACAGCAGGGTCGCAATCACGGCGCGGTGTCCCGCGTGCAGCCCGTCGAACTTGCCGACCGTGACCGCACTCGGACCGAAGTCGCTCGGTACGTCGCGAGCGTCTGTCCAGAACTGCACTACGACTCCTCGGGACGCGGTCGTGTACGCACGAGCCAGAGGATGCCGAGAACCGGGAGAACAAGCGGAATGAACAGGTACCCGCGACCGAAGTACGACCACACCGTGTCATCCGGGAAGTAGTCGGCGTGGATGAGACTCAGAGTGCCGACAACGAGAACACCGAGCATCTCGATGGAGATCGCCACCCACGCGACGCGGTACCACGCTCGGCCCTTCCCGATGAGAGCGACCGTGGCGAGGATGTAGATGAGTCCGGCGAACCCGGACAGGAGGTAGGCAAGGGGTGCCTCGTCGAAGCGGCCGATGATCTGCACGGCCGATCGTGCGGTCGCGGCGAGCGCGAGCACGGCGTACACCGCGATGAGCACGCGGCCGACTCCGACCGCGCGCGAAGAGAGCTGTGACATCGGCGTTAACTCTAGGCCGTCGCGCGGGTACTACTGGCCCTGGATGAACCAGATGACGCTCATGCGGTAGACCATCACGGCGATCGCCAGGCACGCGACACCCACGATGACCGTGCTCCACCGGTTCCGCTCGATGAGGGCCCAGAGCACCGCGAGTGGAGGTAACAAGACGGCCGAAATCAGGTACACCCAGAACTCCAGGCCGCTGCCCGTCGGAACGTTGCCGAACGCGGGCGCGACGATCGCCAGGACGACCTGAACAATGAGAAGCACCTCAACGAGAGCCGCAGAGCCGAGCACGAGGTCATTGGGTGCGCGGCCGGCAAGACCGAGCGCTACCGCGAGCAGACCTGCGATGACGGCCACAGCGACGTGCGCTGTGGTGAACCACTCGATCATGACGACGGATCCTCCACGGGAAAATTGGTGAGCACGCGAGCGGTGCCATTCGTAACGGTCACGAGCCCGACAAGTCGGCCGTGTGGGTCGACGGCCGCGACCGGCGAGGCGTCCGGCGTATCGAGAGCAACACGTTTGCCATGACCCAAGTCCACGGTTGTGGCCGCGTCGAGTTCGACGACGGGGAAGAGACGAGCGGCAACGTCGGCTGGCGAAACGACGTGCTTCGCGAGCTCGTCGTCGATCGCCGCGGCATCCATCACGTCGAACACTCCGACACGCGTTCGTCGGAGCGCGGTGAGGTATCCCCCGACACCGAGCGCGTCGCCGAGATCTCGGGCCAGGGCACGGATGTAGGTGCCCGACGAACACTCGACCGTCGCCGTGACCTCGATCCACTGGCCGTCGGAGTCCTGCCCGCGCGTGAGTCCGAACACCTCGAAGCTGTGCACGGTAACGGGACGCTCCGGCAACTCCACCGCTTCGCCCTCACGCACCCTGGCGTAGGCGCGTTTCCCGTCGACCTTGATCGCACTGACGGCGCTCGGCCGCTGTAGGATCGGCCCGGTGAGCCGCGCCACCTCCTCACGCACGCGGTCGTCGGTGATTGCGTCAACGTCCGTCGGTGTAGCGCGTGAGGTGATGTCGCCCTCGGCGTCGTCAGTGGTCGTGCGTGCACCGAGGCGGATCGTCGTCTCGTAGGTTTTATCGAGTCCGACCATCCAGGTGAGCAGTCGCGTCGCAGAGCCGATGCCCAACACCAGAAGACCGGTCGCCATGGGATCGAGCGTTCCGGCATGCCCGATCTTGCGTGTTCCGAGGGCACGACGGGCCCGGGCAACCACACCGTGGCTCGTGAGTCCGGTCGGTTTGTCGACGAGGAGGATGCCGGGCGCCACGGATTCCGATTGCCTGGCGACCATAATTCGATCCTAGGCGCGGCCCACAGCAAGGCTGACCGCCGGCCGCCACCTAGGATCGACACATGCGGGTGGGCGTGATCGGTGCGGGCGCCGTCGGCGGTTCCCTCGCGGCCCTCCTGGCGCGCGGCGGCCACGACGTCGAGGTCACCGCGCGCGGCGCGCACCTCGAAGCCATCCGTGCTGCGGGCATCCGGCTCACGGGCGCATGGGGTGATTACACGGCCGTCGTCGAGGCGAACTCGGTGCTCACCCGCGCGCCCGAACTGGTCATCGTGGCAACCAAGGCTCAGGATTCGGTTGCGGCGATCCGCGAGAACATCGCCCTCCTGCGCGGCGTGCCCGTGCTCGTGGTGCAGAACGGTCTCGACGCTATCGATGCTGCGACGGCGGCCAGTCCGCGATCGGATGTAGTTGGGGGCCTCGCCGCCTACGCGACGAGCTACCTCTCCCCTGGTGTCGTCACCGTGACGACGGCCGGCAACCTCTACGTCGGCGTCGCCGGTGAGGATGACGTGCCAGCACGTTATGTCGCGTCGGTGCTGAACCCCGTCATTCCCACGACGGTCGTGCAGAACTTCGTGGGCGCGCAGTGGACGAAGCTCATCATCAACCAGGTCAACGCTCTCCCTGCGATCACGGGTCTGAGCGTGCAGGAGGTCGTCGCCGATGCTCGGCTGCGTCGCATCATGACGGCGAGCATGCGTGAGGCGGTGCGCACGGGCCTGCGCCGGAAGGTCCGTTTCGTGTCACTGCAGGGCCTCGGGCACCGGTCATTGCGACTCTTTGCCGCGCTTCCCCTCGCGATCGGTGGGGCGCTCCCCTCGCTTATGAGTGCCAGGATCGGGAAAGTTCCGAATCCGGGATCGACTCTGCAGAGCATCCGTCGCGGTCAGGCGACCGAGATCGATTACCTGAACGGCGCCGTCGTGCGCGAAGCCGAGTTGGTTGGTTCCACGGCACCCGTGAATGCGCTGCTCGTGACGCTCGTGCACGACGTGGAGGACTCGGGCGATTTCCTCACGGCCGACCACGTGTGGTCTCGCTTCCGCGCGCTCTAACAGCTGTCGGCGAAGATTCGGCGCGGCCGCTCGGCATCGGTGTTGTCGACGATTGCTGAAGCGCGCGTGCGAGGGTTCGCCTCGGCGAGGTACAGGCGTTCCCCGCCGGCGTAGCGCTCGCTGCGCGGCGCGGCGCCGTCCACGGTGGCGCAGCGCTCTCGTGCCTTGTCTACGTCGACGTCGAGCCACACCGAGAAGTGCCACAGCCCACGCAGTTCCGGCCGCCCGAGGAAGGGCCCGTCGACAATGAGGGTCGCGTCCTGCGGCCCGGTCTTCCATTCCATGACAACGGGGGTGTCCCGCTGGGCGTCGAACGCCGCAGTGACGAACCCCGCACTCCCACCGAGACGGAACGGTTCGATGAGCACACGCCGAAACTGGTCGTAGTCATACGAATCCTGGTAGTAGCCCTCCGCCGAATCGACCCCGCGCACCAGTCGCTCGGACTTCGGTCGCAGGAAGTCGTCGATGGATGCCCGAAACACGGCGTGCCCGTTGCGACCGAGTCGCTCGGCGAGGGCATCCGCGAAGGCCGCACGACACGACCCGTCGAGTCCGTCGACGGACAGCAGAGTGCGACCGCGCGTGTAGAACCCGAGGAACTCGTCGGCGAGTGAATCGAAGAACGCCCTTTTGTCGGCGGACCACAGCGGCATGCGGTCAGTCTAGTTTTCGACCGTGATTAGGGTGAGGGGATGGACATCGCCACGCCGCTCGGAGAGTGGTTCAACCGCGAGGGACGTGACCTGCCGTGGCGTCGCCCCGGGTTCGGCGCGTGGGGCATCCTCGTGAGCGAGGTCATGCTGCAACAGACTCCGGTCGCCCGCGTCATCCCGCGGCTGGCTGAGTGGCTTGCCCGCTGGCCGACTCCGGCGGATCTCGCTTCAGCACCACCGGGAGACGCGGTTCGCGCGTGGGACCGACTGGGTTACCCCCGGCGGGCTCTGCGATTGCACGCCGCAGCGACGGCGATCACCGAAGAGCACGGCGGTGTTGTTCCCCGGGACCTCGATGCCTTGCTCGCTCTACCGGGCATCGGGGAGTACACGGCTCGAGCCGTGGCCGCCTTCGCGTTCGGGGACCGTCACCCCGTCGTGGACACCAACGTGCGGCGTGTGCTCGCTCGCGCGATCGCCGGTCAGGGAGAACCGGGCCCGCCATCAACCCGACGCGATCTCGCGGCCATGGAAAGTGTTCTTCCCGAGAATCTCGACGCAGCACGTCTGACCAATGCCGCCGTCATGGAACTCGGCGCCGTCATCTGCACGGCCCGTTCACCTCGTTGCGACGCGTGCCCCATTAGCGACGTGTGCCGTTGGCGCGCCGCGGGTTACCCGCCGTACAAGGGAACACGGGCGACCGTCCAACCTCGATTCGAGGGCAGCGACCGCCATGTTCGCGGCCTCATCATGGCCGAGCTCCGCGCTAGCGAGATTCCGGTCACGGCGACGGAGATCGCTCGTGTGTGGGCGGACGACGCACAGCGCGACCGAGCCCTACAGAGCCTGATAGCCGACGGTCTCGCCGAACCGACCCAGGACGGCTTCACCCTTCCTGCCTAGGCTGGGAACGTGCCAGAACTGCCGGAGGTTCACGCTCTCGAGGTCGACCTACGTCGCAAACTCGCGGACCGTATCGTTGCACGCCTGGACGTCGTCGATTTTTCTGCGCTCAAGACGTTCGACCCACCTGTTTCAGTCCTTGAGGGTTTGCCCGTGCTGAG
This genomic window from Antiquaquibacter oligotrophicus contains:
- a CDS encoding ROK family protein, translating into MAQWALAVDLGGTKIEAALVDAAGAVLPGSRFRLPTGGGSSSAELEAGARAVIGAAYAALPPGESLLGVGIGSAGPIDVHRGLVSPLNLPAWRDFPLRALAEEVVPATPVVLRIDGEAIALAEQWVGAARGSDNLLGMVVSTGIGGGLILGGRALAGPTGNAGHIGHVEVGGMNVPCLCGGTGCVEAVASGPATTAWARAQGWAGSTGEDLAASYAAGDAIARAAVQRSGTAVGQAIASATALLDLELVAIGGGFSRVSPDLFGFIREAIARRSPFPFVAKVRVVPSGLSDEGPLIGAAALIHRADYRSEV
- a CDS encoding MFS transporter, with protein sequence MIAPARRALWRGRATVLIGIVLLALNLRTAVSALSPIASHIREDVAVDAVGLGIIGTLAPVAFAAAGLVAPRVARRVGLEATIVLACLAMVAGPIIRALASDYAVLAVGTAVALAGMGFANILLPAAVKEYFPDRIGTVTALYASLLAIGATTPAVIASPVADAAGWRASLGLWAVVAAVALVPWLLLVVRQRRSTRNDELDEELPEPPPHLLGSLWRSITAWAIALTIGVTVFGAYAMFAWLPQLLVERAGVDATQAGVLLGVFAVMGLPGSLLGPAIAARVTNVAPVIWTGLGCFVVGYLGLLLVPTTLTVVWVALVGLGPVSFPLALALMGLRTKTPSAAAALSGFTQAVGYSVGALGPLVVGLVHDASGDWTVPLIVLLAATLPACFCAVVLAKPRFVEDELASQTSER
- a CDS encoding bifunctional riboflavin kinase/FAD synthetase; its protein translation is MQFWTDARDVPSDFGPSAVTVGKFDGLHAGHRAVIATLLSIAAERELVPAVVTFDRNPLSVIRPELCPDPLVSNSQKAELLAQAGVEATLMVTFDEEFRTMSAEAFVSEILVKALRARVVLVGGDFRFGSRGSGDVALLTRLGAELGFEVVVIDDVVPDGTRRVSSTWVRELLAQGDVKGAAALLGTLPSVRATVVHGAHRGRELGYPTANLATEREGFTPADGVYAAWLTVRGVRYPAAVSIGNNPTFEGVPEKQVEAHALDQDFDIYGETVTLEFVEHIRGMVKYTTVEALIDQIARDEEIAREILGIAPRTPS
- the truB gene encoding tRNA pseudouridine(55) synthase TruB, translated to MVARQSESVAPGILLVDKPTGLTSHGVVARARRALGTRKIGHAGTLDPMATGLLVLGIGSATRLLTWMVGLDKTYETTIRLGARTTTDDAEGDITSRATPTDVDAITDDRVREEVARLTGPILQRPSAVSAIKVDGKRAYARVREGEAVELPERPVTVHSFEVFGLTRGQDSDGQWIEVTATVECSSGTYIRALARDLGDALGVGGYLTALRRTRVGVFDVMDAAAIDDELAKHVVSPADVAARLFPVVELDAATTVDLGHGKRVALDTPDASPVAAVDPHGRLVGLVTVTNGTARVLTNFPVEDPSS
- a CDS encoding ketopantoate reductase family protein codes for the protein MRVGVIGAGAVGGSLAALLARGGHDVEVTARGAHLEAIRAAGIRLTGAWGDYTAVVEANSVLTRAPELVIVATKAQDSVAAIRENIALLRGVPVLVVQNGLDAIDAATAASPRSDVVGGLAAYATSYLSPGVVTVTTAGNLYVGVAGEDDVPARYVASVLNPVIPTTVVQNFVGAQWTKLIINQVNALPAITGLSVQEVVADARLRRIMTASMREAVRTGLRRKVRFVSLQGLGHRSLRLFAALPLAIGGALPSLMSARIGKVPNPGSTLQSIRRGQATEIDYLNGAVVREAELVGSTAPVNALLVTLVHDVEDSGDFLTADHVWSRFRAL
- a CDS encoding nucleoside/nucleotide kinase family protein — translated: MPLWSADKRAFFDSLADEFLGFYTRGRTLLSVDGLDGSCRAAFADALAERLGRNGHAVFRASIDDFLRPKSERLVRGVDSAEGYYQDSYDYDQFRRVLIEPFRLGGSAGFVTAAFDAQRDTPVVMEWKTGPQDATLIVDGPFLGRPELRGLWHFSVWLDVDVDKARERCATVDGAAPRSERYAGGERLYLAEANPRTRASAIVDNTDAERPRRIFADSC
- a CDS encoding HhH-GPD family protein; this translates as MDIATPLGEWFNREGRDLPWRRPGFGAWGILVSEVMLQQTPVARVIPRLAEWLARWPTPADLASAPPGDAVRAWDRLGYPRRALRLHAAATAITEEHGGVVPRDLDALLALPGIGEYTARAVAAFAFGDRHPVVDTNVRRVLARAIAGQGEPGPPSTRRDLAAMESVLPENLDAARLTNAAVMELGAVICTARSPRCDACPISDVCRWRAAGYPPYKGTRATVQPRFEGSDRHVRGLIMAELRASEIPVTATEIARVWADDAQRDRALQSLIADGLAEPTQDGFTLPA